GGTGCACAACACCGACGAAGGTAAGATCGTAACAGTGTGGTCGGAGAACATCGAGTACCTATTTTACCACAGTTTCAACCTGATCGTGCTGACAATCTCGTGCGAGATGATAAAAGACCAAGGGAAACGCGTTGGCTTCAATATTCATCGAATCCTCTTGATTACTTTCGACGAACAAGTATCCACGGAGGTAAGCGCTGACCACGCCATTTTGGACTAATTCGTCGCCATTTCGACGACTCACtgaacctcttgcgctggaacgTAACTTAGAGATTTGACGAAATCTTGCGTTCACCTATTTTACGATATGTTCAGTAATTCTATTCAttgatcattttgtatagagtgatacatttcgaaacaagtATGCCGAATGCAACTAGACCTTCCAGCACAAGAGGTTAACCACGCTGAGACATTTATGATTCAAAGgctaaaaagtatttaaataatctgTCTCAGTTACATACTGACCCACGTGACGTATTAACTCATTGCCGCACACGGCAAAATGTTAATAATCtaaaatgttaaatcatttttgttcaatgtattactgaagaataaacgaataaatgcATCAGTACAGTCCATAGCTGTCGTTtgcggcaatgggttaataaGGACACTCAACGAAGCGTAATTCGTAATGAATACGTTCTGCTTGATTTTTCGGCGTGCAGTTGGAGTTGTTCTCTATGCAAGTCATTCAGCAAAATCACACGATACTAGCGAAGGGATTGGTGTTGGACGTGACCCTCCTGACAAAGGTAAGTAATCCGGAATACTCCGGAAAGTGTCCTTATCTTCGTTCGTTTACAGGTAGTCGGTGTCATCACGACGTATTTACTGATACTAATACAATTCCTGCTTGTGAAACCCTGCTGAAGTAAGCCTTTAACGAGGAATATGTACTGTTTCGTAATAAATTGCAAAATCATCCATACGTCGCTCGAAAGGTTTAATCATGATAAAAGCCCCTCGATAACATCGTGTTGTCAGTTCGAAGATGAACATCATATTACTTATTCAAGACCGCGTCACGTAATGGCGCTGAATTCGAAGAAGATGGCTGCCTGCTTAGGTAATGAGTCTAGTTTAAGTCAGTGGGGATTCGTTCTTTTGAACTGGGTCAGTCTACAATATCGCGCGGCGACAACAAATTGTTTCGCCATCAAATTGCGAATTATCGGACGATTTATTCGATGAGAATCGAAAACGCAAGGAACAACAAACCATGGCGATTATGGCGCGCAACGGACCTCAGATCATTGATGTACGTCAACGTCGTCTTCGCTCAGATTCTCGGATTTCTTCCTTACGAATTCAAGCCCGGCGGATGCGTCGCGCTTTCGATAGCACGGTTCATTTACTCGTCGATCACAACTCTCGTCTACCTATTTTCATTGGTCTTGGCGCTGTACCTAATAAACTTCTGTGACACAAACGATCTCAGCGTACCCGAAGCGCTAGACACTAATTCGTTCTTCATATTAGACGGATTCGCGATCATCTCGATATACTTCACGGCGTACAAAGGATTGATCCTGTATCAGAAGTTGTTCAAACTCTCGCAGATACTGTCCGTCCAGGATTTCAACAGAATGTCGAAGTTCGTTCACACGAAAGACGCCATGGTTATCCTTTATTTCCTCGGATGTCTACCGAAAAGCATCGCAGGTGTTGATTTGATTACCGCCAGCCGTTTGATCTCGTTGTACACTACAATAAGCCACTTCGCGATGGACATGTGCTACATGAACTGCGTGAGCGTGTTGGGCTCCTGTTTCGAGAAGGTCAACGAAAACTTGAAACGGTTGAACGAACCCACGACAGACCGTGAACCGGAATCGTCGCTGGTGAGGACACCTCTGCTACGTAGACAAAGTCTGTTGATGCTGATGAAGCTGAAATACTACGAAGAGCTGCACCAAGAAATCAGCGACGCAGTCGAGTCGGTAAACGACACCTTTCTCGTTCGAATCATCATCATATCGATTACAACGTTCACTGTGGTCACGTTTAACACGTATTACTCCTTGCTGTGGATAGTCAGTGGTTTTCCGGCCATTCCGAACAGAATGTTTTGGTTTATGCCGCATTGGCTGGTCAcgatatattatttttcgaaattctcgCTGATCATTTGGGCCTGCCAAAGCGCGACGAATCGGGCGCGGGAGATCGGTACCACGGTTCACGTTATTCTCAACGACAGCAACGATATGATCAAGCGCGAGGTAATTTATCCGTTGTAAACGGTATGCTTGAAAGTAAATCATTGTAATGTTTCAGCTGAGgaatttttctctacaaatGTTGCACCGAGAAATACATTTCTCCGCGAGAGCGATCACGATAAACGCGAAGCTTCTAACGCAGGTAAGACGAGCTCATTGTCGCGAGGAATGACAGTGTTCACCATAATCGCATCAGTGTGTTTCTAGATGATATCTGGGATTATGATGTACATTCTGATacttttccaatttctattgaacAGCATCTCTTGCCGTTATTAACGCCGTTTGCCAATTCACGTGACATCTTATCGATCCTTACCAGCCTTACGTCCACGCGCCGATGCTTGTAATAGTAAATGCAGTACTCGCAAGCTTGCTAATGAACTGTACGTAGCTTAAGATAATAAATGAACGTCAACGTTTCAAAAAAGAGATTCATTATTCTGTCACTTTAAACATTCACAACGATCAAACACGCAAGACGTATAGATCACTATCAATTTCGTTAAAAGTTTGTCGATATCAACTGCGTTCATTCCAAAATGACTGTCACTTCATTTATTCAATTCCATTACGAGCTGTAATCTTTAAACTCCCATTTTAAAAAAGACGACTGAAGAAAATGCACGGTGGTAATTTAGTTCTCGACTCACGTCCACTCGAACCGGTCGTCACGCACAGAGCGTAGAATTTAAATTACTCTCAAATGATAAGTTCGTCAACGATGATTAGAAGCCCGGTGAAAATCGAGAACCCCAAGGAGCGCGAACAATGGCGGCCGTGCCACGCCACGGACCTCAAGTCGCTGATGTACCCTAACATCTTGCTCTCGCTGATCTTAGGATATTTCCCGATCAAGTATAAATCTGGAGAATGGGTGTTCTCGAAGAAACTGTTCGCTTATTCGACGACGGTGTTCCTCATCGTGATGTCTTTGATGATTTACATCAGCTATTTGACGAACACTTCCGGACAGATGTATCTCTCCATGAAGCAGACGATTTATTTCAACTTCCTGCTTGTCCTGGACGGATGCACGATTCTGACAATGTACGTTGGATCGTACTATAGATTCCTTGTCCTTCGTAAGGTATCCAAAGCTTCTTATATATTGTCCGAGCAGGATTTCGACGATATGGCAAAATTCGTTCACATCAAAGACATCGTTTTTCCTGCGGTCATTCTTCTGCATCTAGTAATGTCTCACTGGGGGGTAGCTTACAATCATCCGGAATATCTTACCCAGTTATTCGTGATGACGATAACACAAACAATAGAGATGTCTTACGTGAATTGCGTGCACGTATTGGGCGCCTGCTACAAGAGGATCAACGAGAATCTGAAGCATTTGAACAGACCTCCGAAGCAATCGGAGTTGAAGTCGCAGCTGCGCGGCCAAGGGACGCTGAAATTGATGGAGGTGAAGTATTACGAGCAGCTGCACCACGAAATCAGCGACGTCGTTGAGTATCTGAACAAAACGTACACCAGTATGATCGTTGTTATGACGGCTTCCGCGTTCATCACGATCACGTTGAAGATGTACTTCTCCCTTGAATGGTTCGTCAGCCAAGATTTCTCGAAATATGAAAGAGGCATGGGGATTCAACACGTCAAGGATTTTGTGTACGCTGTTCATCAGATGTTGAAGTTCATATTGGTAATCTGGACTTGCCAGACCGCGACGAATCGGGCGCGGGAAATCGGCACCACGATTCACGACGTTCTCACCGATTGCACCGATAGCGCAGTCAGACGCGAggtaattaataacaatgatTGGACCGATTTATTGAAAGTATTCGTCGAGGAATCAACATGCTACGTCGTTCTAGCTGGGCTATTTTGCTTTGCAAGTGGCGCATCGAGATGTTGCGTTCACCACGAGTGCGTACACGATAAACGCGAAGTTTCTGTCAGAGGTACGTCTACTTACATGTGTCGCGTTCCCTTAATTTTTCGAAGAATTCACTGTGAATTTGTATTCATTGTTGTTTGGTtagctgttaaccctttgcgctcgacagatgattctcagtcactagtagatttaactctttgcactcgagaggtgactcagtcaccatttgattcgatataacaaaattacaaagtgttatatatcatattaagtttcgtaaatgcatcaatatgcgaaatatttctataaaatagctttgtttcttaattcacgtatgttttctcattagttcgtttcaaataatgtcatctgcgtctcataggaaagtgtcgGATGTATCTAGTGAAAAGTTtccggtgcaaagggttaatataacaaaattataggcttatatagtgtATTATGCTTTGTTTCTGAATCTATGTGCGTTTTCACACTAGTTAGTTTCGAAGGGTGTCGCTTATGTCTCATTGGAAGACGTTGAGTATTTCTAGCGGAACACTTTAGACAAAGGGTTCAACATTTCCAGCGTTCTCCTCGAAACTGAAGCTACAACTACAATTTATGTGTTTCTAGTTTCTAGGTGggattataatatacattatgaCACTTTTCCAATTTCTACTGAGCACCGTCTGCTACGATGATTAACGCTTTTTTCCGAAATTGCGCAATTGTCCGTGGCACGTCCGTCTGATCGATTCCTCCTCGACAGCCTTACGAGAGGCAACACGCCGTGTCCATGCGCagatatctgtaacagcacgtAGGTGTCTTTGCGAGGCCACTTGTAAACAGCACACGTATAAATGCGATCAATAAACGGTAAGATTTGAAAGTTAATTTGTTATTCTGTCACTTTAACCCTTGCGTGGGCAGCCGAGCGCCTAGTTACTCATTTCTACATTCCCACCAGCAATTTCTTCGAATGGAAAATCGAACATTTTCTCAGAGACACATTATTCCCTTCGCAACGTCGCGATTCCTTGACCCACCGGCGTTTTATTCCTATCTTTACTGTCTCTGTGGAGGATTAGCGACGACATTCAGCTAATAGACTTGAagattaacacgtcgaatgccgcggggctcaccggtgacccccaaccaaagccaattactatagttcactcagttgaACGATGatcattcgaaaacatttctatattctaagtattgctacctaatgcggtgacattcagctagacgaacgtgcaataacaatCAAATAACTCAATATCTGATTTCTTCCATTTCATGTGTTTCGctcctgtttctgtttccactaagaaaaatgtataatccAATTTATCTCTATTTGTAGCCAGTCGTTTGACTAGTTACCAATTTCTATACTTTCtgaatttctttcgaattttacCCTGGTCAACCCTAGATTATTACCTTTCATTtggaattcattttcaaaatagaTAGAGAGTAGTGTAAACAATTCTTCTTATAACGTTAAAAAAACAAGCACACCTGCGAATAAAACTATGCCCCGAACTCACGCTCACATAggagctcaaagggttaaacctacgAACTCTAAGTTCTAACGAACCTCTCTCCCTAAAACATCCGAACATCCAGTCAGTCTCCGCTATCGAACCGAACGTTCCACAAGAGGGAATGTTAATCCCGAAGCGGCGATAACGAGTTTTAGGCATATTAACCTGTCAAAGATAGGCCCGGCGATAAGCGTGTTCAATCGGGGACCGTTGCA
This is a stretch of genomic DNA from Nomia melanderi isolate GNS246 chromosome 1, iyNomMela1, whole genome shotgun sequence. It encodes these proteins:
- the LOC116432134 gene encoding uncharacterized protein LOC116432134 isoform X2, with the protein product MRIENARNNKPWRLWRATDLRSLMYVNVVFAQILGFLPYEFKPGGCVALSIARFIYSSITTLVYLFSLVLALYLINFCDTNDLSVPEALDTNSFFILDGFAIISIYFTAYKGLILYQKLFKLSQILSVQDFNRMSKFVHTKDAMVILYFLGCLPKSIAGVDLITASRLISLYTTISHFAMDMCYMNCVSVLGSCFEKVNENLKRLNEPTTDREPESSLVRTPLLRRQSLLMLMKLKYYEELHQEISDAVESVNDTFLVRIIIISITTFTVVTFNTYYSLLWIVSGFPAIPNRMFWFMPHWLVTIYYFSKFSLIIWACQSATNRAREIGTTVHVILNDSNDMIKRELRNFSLQMLHREIHFSARAITINAKLLTQMISGIMMYILILFQFLLNSISCRY
- the LOC116432134 gene encoding uncharacterized protein LOC116432134 isoform X4 → MRIENARNNKPWRLWRATDLRSLMYVNVVFAQILGFLPYEFKPGGCVALSIARFIYSSITTLVYLFSLVLALYLINFCDTNDLSVPEALDTNSFFILDGFAIISIYFTAYKGLILYQKLFKLSQILSVQDFNRMSKFVHTKDAMVILYFLGCLPKSIAGVDLITASRLISLYTTISHFAMDMCYMNCVSVLGSCFEKVNENLKRLNEPTTDREPESSLVRTPLLRRQSLLMLMKLKYYEELHQEISDAVESLRNFSLQMLHREIHFSARAITINAKLLTQHLLPLLTPFANSRDILSILTSLTSTRRCL
- the LOC116432134 gene encoding uncharacterized protein LOC116432134 isoform X5, translating into MRIENARNNKPWRLWRATDLRSLMYVNVVFAQILGFLPYEFKPGGCVALSIARFIYSSITTLVYLFSLVLALYLINFCDTNDLSVPEALDTNSFFILDGFAIISIYFTAYKGLILYQKLFKLSQILSVQDFNRMSKFVHTKDAMVILYFLGCLPKSIAGVDLITASRLISLYTTISHFAMDMCYMNCVSVLGSCFEKVNENLKRLNEPTTDREPESSLVRTPLLRRQSLLMLMKLKYYEELHQEISDAVESLRNFSLQMLHREIHFSARAITINAKLLTQMISGIMMYILILFQFLLNSISCRY
- the LOC116432134 gene encoding uncharacterized protein LOC116432134 isoform X1 produces the protein MRIENARNNKPWRLWRATDLRSLMYVNVVFAQILGFLPYEFKPGGCVALSIARFIYSSITTLVYLFSLVLALYLINFCDTNDLSVPEALDTNSFFILDGFAIISIYFTAYKGLILYQKLFKLSQILSVQDFNRMSKFVHTKDAMVILYFLGCLPKSIAGVDLITASRLISLYTTISHFAMDMCYMNCVSVLGSCFEKVNENLKRLNEPTTDREPESSLVRTPLLRRQSLLMLMKLKYYEELHQEISDAVESVNDTFLVRIIIISITTFTVVTFNTYYSLLWIVSGFPAIPNRMFWFMPHWLVTIYYFSKFSLIIWACQSATNRAREIGTTVHVILNDSNDMIKRELRNFSLQMLHREIHFSARAITINAKLLTQHLLPLLTPFANSRDILSILTSLTSTRRCL
- the LOC116432134 gene encoding uncharacterized protein LOC116432134 isoform X3, coding for MRIENARNNKPWRLWRATDLRSLMYVNVVFAQILGFLPYEFKPGGCVALSIARFIYSSITTLVYLFSLVLALYLINFCDTNDLSVPEALDTNSFFILDGFAIISIYFTAYKGLILYQKLFKLSQILSVQDFNRMSKFVHTKDAMVILYFLGCLPKSIAGVDLITASRLISLYTTISHFAMDMCYMNCVSVLGSCFEKVNENLKRLNEPTTDREPESSLVRTPLLRRQSLLMLMKLKYYEELHQEISDAVESVNDTFLVRIIIISITTFTVVTFNTYYSLLWIVSGFPAIPNRMFWFMPHWLVTIYYFSKFSLIIWACQSATNRAREIGTTVHVILNDSNDMIKRELRNFSLQMLHREIHFSARAITINAKLLTQCVSR
- the LOC116432139 gene encoding uncharacterized protein LOC116432139, which codes for MIRSPVKIENPKEREQWRPCHATDLKSLMYPNILLSLILGYFPIKYKSGEWVFSKKLFAYSTTVFLIVMSLMIYISYLTNTSGQMYLSMKQTIYFNFLLVLDGCTILTMYVGSYYRFLVLRKVSKASYILSEQDFDDMAKFVHIKDIVFPAVILLHLVMSHWGVAYNHPEYLTQLFVMTITQTIEMSYVNCVHVLGACYKRINENLKHLNRPPKQSELKSQLRGQGTLKLMEVKYYEQLHHEISDVVEYLNKTYTSMIVVMTASAFITITLKMYFSLEWFVSQDFSKYERGMGIQHVKDFVYAVHQMLKFILVIWTCQTATNRAREIGTTIHDVLTDCTDSAVRRELGYFALQVAHRDVAFTTSAYTINAKFLSEGSLRVVPVLADSLTPTPMLR